Within Gilvibacter sp. SZ-19, the genomic segment CTGGAAACAGGCTTTACGACGGGATGAATGCCAAAGTGTTTATAAACCAACCTCTAGATAATGTTTTTGTAGTTCCTAAAGAAGCTTTGGTGCTGCGTTCTAACCGTGAGGTGGTGTTTGTCTATGAGAACGGATCGGCAAAATGGAATTATGTAGATGTGATAGCTGAGAATAATTCTCACTATGCGCTTAAACCAGGGAGTTTAAAAGTAGGGGATTCTATAATTGTATCTGGCAATTTAAATTTGGCCCATGATGCTAGAGTCGAGGGTGTATTTAATTCAAACTAATTGACTTTGAGCTTCAAATTAAAATTTATGGGCATTAGCTGTTTCTTGCTATACTTAGCTTGTGGTCCGGATAATTCCCAGAGAGAAGTGCCAATAAAGCCACAATTAACTCGGCAAACAGATAAGATATTTGCGCTTGACAATGAAACCTCGTTCGAGTACTTACAGCCAAACCTGACTGAGCTGAATGACAGTCTTTATTTTACTTTCTTCAACCGCAAAAATCACAGCATCTATGCCTATCATTATGATTCAGGAGTGCTAGTGCATAAGATAGTACTTGACCAAGAGGGTCCTAATCAATTGCCACTAAGGTATGGTCACCTGAGTTATTTTGTGCAAAATTGGGACAGCATTTTTGCCACGAATCTGGATGCCTACTTTATAATTGACAAGTTTGGGGTGGTTAAAGACAAAACAGAATTAACATCACAATCTGGGTTCTTTAAAAGAAAAACCTTTCATCTTGACCAAGCTACTCAACTAAGGGGTGATCAATTGGATTGTGGATTCAGTCAAGTATTGCCAGATCAACAAAAGCCCAATTTCAAGCGAGTTGTATACGATATAAAATCTAAAGAGGTAGTAAAGGTGTATATGGATGAACGCGAGTTAGTGTCTGGTTATGACGAGATATTAGCTCACAATACGGTTACTGCCGAAAACGGTGGAATTAGAAACATGGGTTTTTACATTGTTAGAGATGGTGACCTCTTATACACCAGCTATGAGATAGGAGACAGCATTTATCATTTTAGAAAAGATGAGAAGATTGCCAGCTATTATGCGGGCTATTCTGATCTAGAAGTATCCACTATCCAGCAGTATTTTGACAATACTCTTGTTAAAACCTTTGAGGGGGGGATAAGTATTGGGCCTAATCCAGATCAATCACCTACCTATTTGACAATGGCCATAGATCCAAATGGAAGATACATTTATCGGCTTTTTAAACATGGATCTCGAAGGATAATTGATGCAGAAACAGAGAAAGAAACTGCTGAGCTGATTGGCTTGTCTTTAGTTGTTCTAGATTTGGAAACAGAAGCCGTATTCTCTTATAAACTCCCTCATGAACAAATACAGATCTGGGACAATTTTTTTGTCACAGAGGAAGGCCTGCATTTTCCCGTACTGGAACAAGAAGAGGAAGATGAAAAACGATATATGGTATTTAAACTCCTATAATATTTGCTATGGTCAAGTTCCTAATAGATCGACCGGTTGCAGTGCTGATGATTTCTATGGCATTTATTGTCTTAGGAGTCGTTTCGGCCATTCAGATACCTACATCATTAATGCCAGATATCGCAGTACCAGAGATTAGCGTTCAACTTGCATATCCTAACAGTACCGCCAGAGAATTAGAGACCAACGTAGTCAGGCCTTTGCGTAACAGCTTATTGCAGCTGAGCAATTTAAAGGATATCCGAAGTGAGACCAGGGATGGATTTGCGACTTTAAAATTACAGTTCGACTATGGCACGAATACCGATTATGCCTTTGTTGAGGCTAATGAAAAAGTAGATGCTTCACTTAATGTCTTACCTCGGGACCTTGACCGTCCCAGGGTTGTCAAAGCTTCACTGACAGATGTTCCTATTGTAAATCTATCAGTGAGTTTGAAAGATGGTTTTACGAAACTAGACTTTTTAGAACTGAGTTTGTTTGCAGAAACGGTACTTAAGAAGCGCTTGGAACAACTTCCGGATATTGCTTTTGCAGATATTAATGGTCAAGTAAAGAATGAGGTGCGTATACGTCCGAAGCTTGACAAACTTAGGTCTCTGGGTATTACCAATAATACTTTAATAGAGGCGATAAAGCAGAACAATTTTGACCAGGGGAATTTGGTGATCCAGAATGGAATTTATCAATACAATTTTAGCTTTACCAATCCACTTCGAGATGTTGATGATATAAGATCACTCTACTTGAATTTAGAGGGCAAATTGTTTCAGATGCAGGAATTGGCGGACATAGAGATGGGGATTCAGCGCGAGAAGGGCAATGTATTCGTAGACGGGCAGCGTAGTATAAATTTCGCGATCATCAAACAAGCCGAAACCCAGGTTTACAAGGTGCAAGAAGAGCTGGATTTGCTTTTGCAGACGTTAAGAGCAGATTATCCTGAGTTGCAGTTTAAAACTAATCAAGATCAATCAAGATTGTTAAAACTTTCAATCGATAACCTAAAATCCAGTCTGCTACTGGGAGGTTTATTCGCAATTTTGATCCTGTTCTTCTTTTTAAAGGACTTAAAATCTCCATTAATCATTGCCATTGCAATACCCTTGTCCCTAGTTTTGAGCTTATTGTTAATGTATGTTTTGGGGCTTTCGGTAAACATTATATCGTTGTCGGGTCTAATTCTCGGCATTGGAATGATGATAGATAATGCCATTATTGTTGCAGATAATATCGCTCAAAAACTAGAAAATGACCACTCGATATCAGAGGCGTGTGTTAAAGGTACCAATGAGATCATTTCTCCTTTAATAAGCTCTGTTCTTACAACTTGTTCCGTGTTTTTGCCTCTTATCTTTTTAAGCGGGATAACCGGAGCTCTGTTCTATGATCAGGCTATTGCTGTTTCACTCGGTCTAGGGAGTTCCCTTGTGGTTTCAATTCTTATTATACCAGTTTTGTACAAGCAACTTTACCATAGGGAGTTTGGATTCGATCGTTGGTTAAAGGGTCGCTTGCAGAATAATGGATTGGAGAAGATGTATGCAAAGGGATATGCGTACTTCTCAAAATCTCCTTGGGTTGTATACTTGGTTTCTTTGGTGGGTATCGTGTGCGCACTGCTGTTCTTTCAACTTATTAGTTACGAGCAGCTGCCAGATTTGGAACAAGGTGAAGCTCAATTGACTATTGACTGGAATGAGCCCGTAAATTTACAGGAGAGTCAGGTTCGTATTGCAAGCCTGATCTCCGGAGTTGATGATATTCAGACCCAATTTGCGGAAATCGGCGAAACCCAATATTTGTTGCAGTCAGAGCTGGTTAAAAGTCCATCAGAGGCTAGGATTTATTTAAATGCAGGTACCAATGCAAAGATAAAACGGAGTCAACGACAACTTGCAGAGAAACTGAGTCAACAATATCCCAAGGCTAATTTTGGCTTTAGTAAACCAAAGACAGCATTTGAGTATATTTTTGGTTCTGATAACAGAGAGCTAATAGCCAAGGTGTACCCTAAATCATCCCTAGAAGTGCCTCAAGTAAAGGAGTTGCCTGATATTGCTGTTCTCTTCGGTAATACTACTAGCTCTGAAATACCTACTAAAGTAACTGTGGCTATAGAAATACTGCACGAAAATCTGCTCTTATACAAGGTTGATTATGCCGATCTGCTTTCCGAGCTAAAAACCACCTTGGGAGAGAACTTTATAGACGATCTCAAGACGGCTGAGTCCTTCATTCCTATCAATCTAGTATACCAAGCTGACAATTTTGAATCCATTTTTAGCGATCTTTTTGTTATGAATGAAGAAGGGAAACAGATTGCGGTAAGCAACCTTATCGAGGTTAGAAACGACAATCAATACAGGTCTATAATCGGTTCTAGAATTGGAGAATATTTAGAGTTTGAGATGAACTCACTTAATGATGTCGAAAGGCAGATGGATTTAATTCGTGAGCGGTTTAAGCCTAGTCCCTATGATATAAAGTTTGATGGTAATTGGTTCTATAAACAAGAATTAGCCGGGGAATTGGCCGTTGTTATAACGGTCTCATTGCTGCTTTTATACTTGATAATGGCTGCTCAGTTCGAATCCTTTTGGCAACCCCTGATCATTATCCTAGAGGTTCCAATCGATATTGGTGGAGCCCTATTATTATTATGGCTTTTTGGGGGAACTATAAATTTAATGTCCATGATAGGGATTGTGGTTATGAGCGGCATAATTATTAACGATAGTATATTAAAAATCCACACCATTAACCTTTTGCGAAAAGAAGGTAAACCACTAGAGGAGGCAGTGAAAGAAGGTAGTAAGCTACGTTTGAAACCCATAGTCATGACTTCACTAACCACTATTTTGGCCTTAGTACCATTTCTATTTATCGATGGATTGGGAAGTCTTTTACAGCGTCCTCTTGCTTTGACAGTAATAGGAGGAATGTTAATCGGAACCTTCATTAGCTTGTACTTAATACCACTGCTATATATGCAGTTTGCAAAACTTAAGAGATGAAAAACCTGGTACTTATCGTGTCTTGTATGGCTTTTGGATTAAGCTATGGCCAGCAATTATGGTCTCTGGAACGCTGTATTGCGCATGCCCGGGAGAACAATATTGATGTAGTTGCCCAAAAGTTGGAGAATCTAAAGAATGAACAAGACCTTACTGCAGCAAAGCTCGATCGTTTTCCAGATTTGAACTTTAATGCTTCTCAAAGCTATAGATTGGGCAGTTCTTTCGATGTTTCAACAGGAATCGGGCAACAAGAAAGTCGCTCCTCTAACTTTAGCCTTAACTCTACATTGGTCTTATTTAACGGCTTTAGAAAAAATGTCAGTATACAGCAGGCTGAGCTAATTCAACAAAAGGGCCTTGCGGAGTCGGAAAGAATAATCTATGAGACGGTTTTGCAAATAACAGATCTTTATTTGGAGGTATTGTTGAATAAGGAAATATTAGAAGTAGCCAAAGAACAGCTAGAAATTAGCGATAAGCAAATAATTAGATTACAAGCACTGTTTGATAAGGGTTTGGTCTCAAAAAGTGAACTATTGGAGTTTCAATCGACAAATTCGTTAGACTACAAGGAAGCTATTCTTGCGCAGACCAATGTAGACAATAGTTTAATACGTCTAAAGGAGCTTCTCGATGTTGAGGATATAGTAGATTTTGACATCTCGCCGCTTGATCAGGTTGAGGATGGTACGTTATTGTCTGATACTCCTGATCAACTCTTTGACCAGGCAGTGCGGAACAATCCAATTTTGCGATCGTCAGAGCTGCAAACTCAAATAAGCGAGAAACAGGTGCGTATAGAGCGTTCTTCTTTTTACCCTCAGCTCAGCTTTAACTATAACTTTAGTACTTTTTACTTTGGGATTTTAGGGCAAGACGATGTTATCTTTAATCCAGATACGGGAACCTTTATCAATAACGATTTTTGGACACAACTCGACAATAACAAGATCAATTTTATAGGATTTACGGCTTCGGTTCCAATTTTCGATCGCTTAAGAGGCAGGTCGGCCGTAAAAAAGGCAATGATCGATTTTGACATCAATCAGAAAGTTTATGAGAACCAAAAGAAGGAGCTAAAGAACCGGATCTCTATTGCATTAAATGATATTGAGGCGGCAATTGCGGGGAAAGAAGCTACTGCCAGAGGTCTTGAGGCACAGTTGGAGGCCTTTCGTATAATTACTCGCAATTATGAAAGGGGTAATTTTACCAGTCATGACTTTTTAGAAAGTAAATCCAAATTGGCCCGCGCTCAGAGCGAGGAAATACGAGCAAAGTACGAACTGGTCATAAAGAAAAAGTATTTGGAGTTTTTAATAGGTCTTCCATTAGCTTTCGATTAATACGTCCGAATAAGGTGATTTCGAGTTTGCCTATCAAATCGGTTAAAAACAAAACGAAATATTAGTTTGCTAGATCCCTTCAAGGTCCGTATATTTGCCGCGTTGTGTAAGACCGTTAAACCGGTCGAAGTGGTCAAATTAGACCGATGAAGAGCTTATCCTTTTGGATGGGCTTTTTTTGTTTCTAGCCTACACTTAAAGAGTCCGAGATACACACTAATGAGTTACCTGACGCAGTAATAGCCTTGACTTAGAAAAATTTAGGAGTATGGAGGTGTAGAGATTGATCCATGTGGATTACGGAAAAACCACAATAGATAAGTAGGAAAATTCGTGATTTTACACTTTCGAAGAAGTTTTCTTACAGAATTTGTAATTCGTTTGAGGAGTTGAGCGAGAAAAATTAAGCACCACCTTTCGGATTTATTCCACCTTTAGATGAAGCTCGTTTAATCGCTTTCTTGGCACCGGCCCGCGTTGCAGCGGCCTTTTTGGCTGGCGAATTTTGTGGGGCGTTTGATTGTTTTTGCGTTGCCATTAGGAATTGTTTTAGATTAATATATATTCCTATATTAGTGAAAATCTTTAACTTATCAAAAAAGGCAACTCCCCAAGGCCTTGTATTTACAGGCTTTCTGAGAAATGAAGTTCAACGAGTTCTTAAAGGAATGTCGCGAGAAAGATATCTTTAAAAATCTTTCCATTTACTTGGTATCGAGTTGGCTTCTGCTGCAAGTTATTTCCGTGACCTGGGAACCGATGGGACTGCCCAAATCCACCCTTACCTATTTACTGCTATTTCTTCTGTTGGGATTTCCATTATATCTGTATTTGTTATGGAGACTGCGGATTAAAAAACTGCGAATTACACCAGGTGAAGATCCTAGAACTCCCGTTAAAGGTAAACGAGCCTTTAGCAAGTCTGGGGTTGAGATCAGTTCGGAGGGGGCTGTAGATGTGGAAGAGACCAAATATCGTCGAGCATTCAGACAGACCTACTTCAGTTTGCTTCTGGCCATAGGAGCTATAGTGATCTTTGCGGCTACCTTGATAGTTAAGGCCAATTTTTTCAATCAACAACAGCCTGCTGTAAGCGAGCTTTTGCCTACTGCAAACGCAGATAAATTGGCTGTATTGCCTTTTGAGAATAACACCTCTGACCCCGAACTGGACGTGGTAGGGAAGATGGCTGTTGATTGGATCATGCACGGAATAACTCAGCATAAAATGGGACAGGTAATAAGTCCAAAGATCATTGAAGACTATTCCAATGTTATTCAAGCCTCCGTACTTTCTACAGAAGATAATATTGTGCTCAAGGAGTATTTAAAGCCTTCTCGGGTTATAGTTGGGACCTATTATTTACAAGACGGTCAGATGCTCATAAACTGCTCTTTGATGGATTCCAATTTAGATAAGACACTTATTTCTTTTGAGGTCGCTTCTTGTGATCCGGAATCGCCACTGGTTTGTATTGAAGCGCTGAAGCAGCGCATCTTGGGCTATTTGGCTACCCAAGAAGACGATATCGCAGACTTTGAAGAAACACCACCAAGCTACGAGGCCTATCAGTATTACTTAGAAGCTCAAAGTCAAGATGACAATACCGATACCCGCTATTTGGACCTTTTAAATATGGCCATAGCGAAAGACCCAAGCTTTTTTAAGCCCAAAGCAGAACGGCTTATCTACTATTACAATATCGATGATTTTAAGGCCGTGGATTCGCTCTACCGGCAAATGAGCGAACAGACGAATTTGAATAAAAGGCAAAACAATCTGCTGGACCTTTACGACGCTTTACTAAAAGGAGATAATAGACTGGCTTATAAATACTTTTTAGAAGAGTACAGTGCAGAGCCTTTTGATCTTGCCAACAATAGTACAGCTATGGTTCTGGCCTTACAATACGTAAATAGACCGGAAGATCTTGAGTCAATTTACAAGGAGATCTCTATGGAAGAGATGGATCTGGATCGCTGTTTATATTGCAGCTTTCGTAATTATACCATGGCTTTAGCCTTGATGGATCTGGGTAGAATTCAAGAAACCGAAGCTCTTTTAGCTCCTTACAAAGGCCTTTCTGGTCATGCTTTGGTTAAAGAGGCTATTATTCGCGCCGCCGCAATTGCTGGCAATACAACAGAAGTTGATCAACTTTTGAACGAGTTCAAATTATCTGATGATCTTACCAATTGGAGCAAATTGACCCTTTGGGCGGCTAAAGAGTTCTTGAGAAGTCAAAAATCCCGGATCGCCCAAAAGTATTTTGATCTGCTAACAAGCGAATTGGAACCTCAATATACCAGCTTATCCAAGGCAAATAAGGCCTATCTACGAGAAGCCTACTATTATCAAGGTAAATTTGACCAAGCCCAAAAGTATTTTGACCGTCTGGACCTTAAGGATCTCAACCCAGAAGAGTTGGCTTATTATGCAGTTTGTCTGCATAAAAATGGGGCAGAGAATAAGGCCAAGAATGTAATTGCCACTTTAGAGATGCGCAAGGGTGCTTATCAGTACGGGCAGATCGATTATCATTTGGCGCAGTTCCGATCGGCCATAGGAGATCGAGATGCCGCCTTGAGTCTGTTACTCAAAGCTGTTGCAGCAGGCAATCGTTATACCCCAGATACTTATGTTCATGATCTGCATTTTATGACCTATGTGGGTCAACCAGATTTTGAAGCGATCATGAGCTATTGGCATTGATCGGTATTTGTATTTACTGCGGATGGTTTCCGTGCTAAAACCTCACCAATATGAAAAACCGACAGCATACCTATGCCCTAATTATCGGAGTGGGCGATGATCTGCCCTATACCGTTAAAGACGCCAAGCGCTTACAAGCACGTTTGA encodes:
- a CDS encoding DUF4221 family protein, with product MSFKLKFMGISCFLLYLACGPDNSQREVPIKPQLTRQTDKIFALDNETSFEYLQPNLTELNDSLYFTFFNRKNHSIYAYHYDSGVLVHKIVLDQEGPNQLPLRYGHLSYFVQNWDSIFATNLDAYFIIDKFGVVKDKTELTSQSGFFKRKTFHLDQATQLRGDQLDCGFSQVLPDQQKPNFKRVVYDIKSKEVVKVYMDERELVSGYDEILAHNTVTAENGGIRNMGFYIVRDGDLLYTSYEIGDSIYHFRKDEKIASYYAGYSDLEVSTIQQYFDNTLVKTFEGGISIGPNPDQSPTYLTMAIDPNGRYIYRLFKHGSRRIIDAETEKETAELIGLSLVVLDLETEAVFSYKLPHEQIQIWDNFFVTEEGLHFPVLEQEEEDEKRYMVFKLL
- a CDS encoding efflux RND transporter permease subunit, with product MVKFLIDRPVAVLMISMAFIVLGVVSAIQIPTSLMPDIAVPEISVQLAYPNSTARELETNVVRPLRNSLLQLSNLKDIRSETRDGFATLKLQFDYGTNTDYAFVEANEKVDASLNVLPRDLDRPRVVKASLTDVPIVNLSVSLKDGFTKLDFLELSLFAETVLKKRLEQLPDIAFADINGQVKNEVRIRPKLDKLRSLGITNNTLIEAIKQNNFDQGNLVIQNGIYQYNFSFTNPLRDVDDIRSLYLNLEGKLFQMQELADIEMGIQREKGNVFVDGQRSINFAIIKQAETQVYKVQEELDLLLQTLRADYPELQFKTNQDQSRLLKLSIDNLKSSLLLGGLFAILILFFFLKDLKSPLIIAIAIPLSLVLSLLLMYVLGLSVNIISLSGLILGIGMMIDNAIIVADNIAQKLENDHSISEACVKGTNEIISPLISSVLTTCSVFLPLIFLSGITGALFYDQAIAVSLGLGSSLVVSILIIPVLYKQLYHREFGFDRWLKGRLQNNGLEKMYAKGYAYFSKSPWVVYLVSLVGIVCALLFFQLISYEQLPDLEQGEAQLTIDWNEPVNLQESQVRIASLISGVDDIQTQFAEIGETQYLLQSELVKSPSEARIYLNAGTNAKIKRSQRQLAEKLSQQYPKANFGFSKPKTAFEYIFGSDNRELIAKVYPKSSLEVPQVKELPDIAVLFGNTTSSEIPTKVTVAIEILHENLLLYKVDYADLLSELKTTLGENFIDDLKTAESFIPINLVYQADNFESIFSDLFVMNEEGKQIAVSNLIEVRNDNQYRSIIGSRIGEYLEFEMNSLNDVERQMDLIRERFKPSPYDIKFDGNWFYKQELAGELAVVITVSLLLLYLIMAAQFESFWQPLIIILEVPIDIGGALLLLWLFGGTINLMSMIGIVVMSGIIINDSILKIHTINLLRKEGKPLEEAVKEGSKLRLKPIVMTSLTTILALVPFLFIDGLGSLLQRPLALTVIGGMLIGTFISLYLIPLLYMQFAKLKR
- a CDS encoding TolC family protein, with the protein product MKNLVLIVSCMAFGLSYGQQLWSLERCIAHARENNIDVVAQKLENLKNEQDLTAAKLDRFPDLNFNASQSYRLGSSFDVSTGIGQQESRSSNFSLNSTLVLFNGFRKNVSIQQAELIQQKGLAESERIIYETVLQITDLYLEVLLNKEILEVAKEQLEISDKQIIRLQALFDKGLVSKSELLEFQSTNSLDYKEAILAQTNVDNSLIRLKELLDVEDIVDFDISPLDQVEDGTLLSDTPDQLFDQAVRNNPILRSSELQTQISEKQVRIERSSFYPQLSFNYNFSTFYFGILGQDDVIFNPDTGTFINNDFWTQLDNNKINFIGFTASVPIFDRLRGRSAVKKAMIDFDINQKVYENQKKELKNRISIALNDIEAAIAGKEATARGLEAQLEAFRIITRNYERGNFTSHDFLESKSKLARAQSEEIRAKYELVIKKKYLEFLIGLPLAFD
- a CDS encoding M48 family metallopeptidase, whose translation is MKFNEFLKECREKDIFKNLSIYLVSSWLLLQVISVTWEPMGLPKSTLTYLLLFLLLGFPLYLYLLWRLRIKKLRITPGEDPRTPVKGKRAFSKSGVEISSEGAVDVEETKYRRAFRQTYFSLLLAIGAIVIFAATLIVKANFFNQQQPAVSELLPTANADKLAVLPFENNTSDPELDVVGKMAVDWIMHGITQHKMGQVISPKIIEDYSNVIQASVLSTEDNIVLKEYLKPSRVIVGTYYLQDGQMLINCSLMDSNLDKTLISFEVASCDPESPLVCIEALKQRILGYLATQEDDIADFEETPPSYEAYQYYLEAQSQDDNTDTRYLDLLNMAIAKDPSFFKPKAERLIYYYNIDDFKAVDSLYRQMSEQTNLNKRQNNLLDLYDALLKGDNRLAYKYFLEEYSAEPFDLANNSTAMVLALQYVNRPEDLESIYKEISMEEMDLDRCLYCSFRNYTMALALMDLGRIQETEALLAPYKGLSGHALVKEAIIRAAAIAGNTTEVDQLLNEFKLSDDLTNWSKLTLWAAKEFLRSQKSRIAQKYFDLLTSELEPQYTSLSKANKAYLREAYYYQGKFDQAQKYFDRLDLKDLNPEELAYYAVCLHKNGAENKAKNVIATLEMRKGAYQYGQIDYHLAQFRSAIGDRDAALSLLLKAVAAGNRYTPDTYVHDLHFMTYVGQPDFEAIMSYWH